One genomic segment of Vulcanisaeta thermophila includes these proteins:
- a CDS encoding sulfite exporter TauE/SafE family protein: MVTITVLQYVLSVISGVLVGFSLGLIGGGGSILAVPLFLYFVGLDTLPNAAHIAIGTTALAVGLNAYINSYMHLRRRNVAPRVGGLFAGVGLVGSLIGAYLGHVTPGTDLLTYFAIVMIVLGVYMAIRREASRAGTQDEINHMLEAIRRCPRLTPYTLAKVSLFGFIVGLVSGYFGIGGGFLIVPSLMFSAGLCITRAIGTSLISVGTFGVASGAEYWFYGDVLIPIALLYVAGGVAGGYAGTSIAVRAPRRTLRIAYGIIIVLVGVYMLLRIYHLTP, from the coding sequence ATGGTGACAATAACGGTACTTCAGTATGTTCTTTCGGTAATATCTGGAGTGCTTGTGGGTTTCTCACTGGGCTTAATCGGTGGTGGTGGTTCAATACTTGCTGTGCCCCTCTTCCTATACTTCGTGGGCCTTGACACCCTACCCAATGCGGCGCACATAGCCATTGGTACCACGGCGTTGGCGGTGGGTTTGAATGCCTACATAAATTCATACATGCATCTTAGGAGGCGGAATGTGGCGCCTAGGGTTGGTGGTTTATTTGCTGGTGTTGGTCTTGTGGGTTCATTAATTGGGGCTTATCTAGGCCATGTAACACCGGGTACTGACTTGCTGACTTACTTCGCCATAGTCATGATAGTACTGGGCGTGTACATGGCCATTAGGAGGGAGGCCTCGCGGGCGGGTACCCAGGATGAGATTAATCATATGCTTGAGGCAATTAGGAGGTGCCCAAGATTGACACCATACACGTTGGCTAAGGTGTCCCTATTCGGCTTCATTGTGGGTTTGGTGAGTGGTTACTTCGGTATTGGTGGTGGCTTTCTCATAGTGCCCAGTCTCATGTTCTCGGCTGGATTATGCATAACCAGGGCCATTGGAACCTCACTCATTAGTGTGGGTACCTTTGGGGTGGCCAGCGGCGCTGAGTACTGGTTCTACGGTGATGTCCTAATACCAATAGCCCTACTATACGTGGCTGGTGGCGTGGCTGGTGGTTACGCCGGCACGAGTATTGCGGTTAGGGCTCCAAGGAGAACCCTTAGGATTGCGTATGGCATAATAATAGTGCTCGTGGGCGTCTACATGTTACTAAGGATTTACCACTTAACGCCATAA